Below is a genomic region from Pseudazoarcus pumilus.
GGCCAACGTGTCCGGGTCTTCGTGGCCGACCCATGCGAATACCGTGTCAGCATCGTACCCCTCGTTCGCCGCGGCACGCGCGAACAGATCCGCGCCCTTGCGCACATCGGCGAAGCCCAGGCCCAGCGCGATGCGCGCGCGGGCATCCAACCCCAGTTCGGCACGCACCTCGGCACGCACGGCCTCGCGGCGAACGACATACGGGTTCAACTGGTACAGGCCTTGCGGGCGCACGACGCACTTGGTCGCATCCACTGGCTGCACTGCGGCAAACGCGTCACGCACGCAGTCGGCCGCGAACACCAGGCGCTCGGCGAGCCGCGCGATTTTGGCGACCGAGGCTTCGAGACGCTGTGCTCGGATCACGCCGGGCATCTCGTGAATCAGGCTCACGCAGCGCATGCCGGCCGCCACCAGTTGCTCGAGTTCAAGCCCCACCACGGCCGTGTTGCATATCGCCTCGGTGATGCCCTGGGCACGCAAGCCGGCGATGACTTCACGCCGGCTCTCCGGCCCGAGGCCGGCGACGTCATGCACGACGGCCTCGCGCGCATAAGCCTCGCGCAGCACGCCGGGCCCGCACAGCAGCAGATGCGGTTCGCAGCCGAAGTCGCGGCGCAGGCTGCGCAGCAGGTGCAGCGTGAGCATCTGCGCGCCGTGCGGGTGGGCGTCGTGGCCGACCACCAGCACGCAACGCGCCGCGCGCGTCGGGAAGGCTTGGAGCACGTCGGCCGTAGCGCGCAGGAAGGCGTGGCCGTAGCGCCGATCCGGCTCCAGATAGGCACCCTCGGCCCATTCGTTCCAGGCATTGACGAAGACCAGCTTGTCGTCCGATGTCGTGTGGCGTGCGTCGGTCTGCGCGCACACGTGGCCGAGCCAGCGCGCGTACAGGTCGGGGGTCGCGCCGTGGAACACGGCACCGCGCCCCGGCTTGCGCGCCTCGTTGTCCCACGACGGCATCACGCCTCGATACCAGCGGTAGTCGGGCCACGGCTGCGCCTCGGCACGCTCGACGGCGACGCGGTACTCGCGGATGGAGCCGGCGTAGTTCGGCGCGAGGCCGTCGATGGCCTCGTTGATGAAGGGGATGTGATAGTGGTGCGGCGGAAACTCCACCGCGCCGTCGAAGCCGTAGTCGCGCGGATCGAGCGTCTCGAACGACTGCACCGCGAGCAGCAGCGGATCGCCGACACCCGCCTCCCGGCAGGCGGTGCGCCAGGTCGCGACCGCGCGCTGCGGGTCGGGCAGCTGGTCGACGCGATAGACCAGCAGCACGGGGCGGCCTTCGACGCGGATGTAGCGCGCATCACGCAGATAGGGCAGCAAGTCGTCTATGAAACGCGCTTCGTCCTCGACGCGGTAGTGCTGCGCGATCAGCACGTCCTCCTCGCTGCCGTCCCAGCGCCGCGTCCAGCTCTCGTTGGCCCAGCACAGGCAGAACGGGAAATCGAGCGAGGCGTCGGCGAGGAAGGCGTCGACCGGGCGTTCGAGCAGGCGCCGGCCCGAGAACCAGTAGTGGTGGAAGCAGAAGCCGTGGAGGCCGTGGCGTCGCGCAAGACGGATCTGCTCGCGCATCACCTCGGGCACGCGCAGGTCGTAGAAGCCCAGGTCGGCCGGCAGGCGCGGCTGGTAATGACCCGGAAACTGCGGCACGCCGCGCGCGACGTTGGTCCATTCGGTAAAGCCCCGGCCCCACCACGCATCGTTCTCGGGAATCGGGTGGAACTGCGGCAGATAGAAGGCGATGGCGCGGATGCGCGAAGCCACGTCCGGCCCGGGGCACGGATGGGGCGCGTACTCCGCCGCGCGCGCATCGGGCGTGGCCGGCAGGGCGGCGGGTGCCGGTGGCGTCGCCGTGGTCGCAGCCGGCAGATCTGCCGAGCCGATCAGCGCGAAGTCGCGCAGCGCCGAGCGCACGCCGCGCAATCCGCCGCGCCGCCACACACGGCCGACGCGCCGCAGCAAGGCCAGCGGCCCGCCCGCTCGCGCCCACGCGGCCAGTGCGGCACGCCCAATGAGGCGGGCGCGGATGCGTGCCTTGTCGAGCGGGCCGGCTGACACGTCAGAAGGCGTGACGTTTCGGTAGTGCCTCACCTCGGCCGGGGTGTCGCAATTCGCCTGCGGCTCATCGCGACCTACGGCCGTACCGACCGTATCCGGGGCCATCGACCGTAGGTCGTGGCGAGCGAAGCGAGGTGCGACGCCCCGGTCATTGGGGCCGTCACGCGGGCGGGTCGCTTCACGTTCGAGTTCGAGCCGCTCGATGCGCTGCCCTGCCTCGGCCAGTTGCGCATGGATCGCAGTGGCCTGCGCACGCTCGCGCCGCGCATCGGCAGCCGTCTCGCCCAGCCGCGCGCCCAGCTCGAACAGCAGGTGCGACGCGGCGCGCTCGGGGCGCTTCAACGGCCCGAGCACCTCGTGATAGGCCGCCACCATGGCGCCGATGCGCGGCACTTCGCGGCGTGCGAGCCCGGCGCGCAGACGCACCAGGCGTTCGGGCTCGGCGGCCAGCCCTTGCAACGAAAAAACCAGATCGTCGGCGTCGTCGAACAGCAGACCGTCGACATCGTCACCGATGCGCTCGGCAAACGCGCCGATGCGACGCGCGACCGGCACGACGCCGCTGGCGGCC
It encodes:
- a CDS encoding glycoside hydrolase family 99-like domain-containing protein produces the protein MSEPDDSVPSEAGALGGASSNGPWREHVAPPRPHRPVLLHVVHDWGGGIERWLCDFIDHDDAHRHLALRSRVGYDGYGRRLELFDTAAPQVPLLRRDLALPIRASVATHDETAALLDEVVRGFEVGGVIVSSLLGHSLDVLATGLPTVFVVHDYYPFCPALTTRFGTVCGECPRERLTTCLSENPDNVVRGAVSADGWLAVREAFARALDAPQVRVVAPSRAALDHLAALFPAMSLRAARVVPNGIDEGFGNATAARGDRARLRVVVPGRLASHKGREELAALLPRIHDFADVLLLGCGEGGEFFRDRAGVSIVPDYAHEALPRLLGEHAPDCALLLSVWPETFSYTLSEMAASGVVPVARRIGAFAERIGDDVDGLLFDDADDLVFSLQGLAAEPERLVRLRAGLARREVPRIGAMVAAYHEVLGPLKRPERAASHLLFELGARLGETAADARRERAQATAIHAQLAEAGQRIERLELEREATRPRDGPNDRGVAPRFARHDLRSMAPDTVGTAVGRDEPQANCDTPAEVRHYRNVTPSDVSAGPLDKARIRARLIGRAALAAWARAGGPLALLRRVGRVWRRGGLRGVRSALRDFALIGSADLPAATTATPPAPAALPATPDARAAEYAPHPCPGPDVASRIRAIAFYLPQFHPIPENDAWWGRGFTEWTNVARGVPQFPGHYQPRLPADLGFYDLRVPEVMREQIRLARRHGLHGFCFHHYWFSGRRLLERPVDAFLADASLDFPFCLCWANESWTRRWDGSEEDVLIAQHYRVEDEARFIDDLLPYLRDARYIRVEGRPVLLVYRVDQLPDPQRAVATWRTACREAGVGDPLLLAVQSFETLDPRDYGFDGAVEFPPHHYHIPFINEAIDGLAPNYAGSIREYRVAVERAEAQPWPDYRWYRGVMPSWDNEARKPGRGAVFHGATPDLYARWLGHVCAQTDARHTTSDDKLVFVNAWNEWAEGAYLEPDRRYGHAFLRATADVLQAFPTRAARCVLVVGHDAHPHGAQMLTLHLLRSLRRDFGCEPHLLLCGPGVLREAYAREAVVHDVAGLGPESRREVIAGLRAQGITEAICNTAVVGLELEQLVAAGMRCVSLIHEMPGVIRAQRLEASVAKIARLAERLVFAADCVRDAFAAVQPVDATKCVVRPQGLYQLNPYVVRREAVRAEVRAELGLDARARIALGLGFADVRKGADLFARAAANEGYDADTVFAWVGHEDPDTLAAIRAEPGCAGAIASGRLRFMGRRAPDEAQRLLAAADVFVLASREDPYPTVVLEAMNAGLPVVAFDGGGGYADLLREGFGELVPMADADALAQAVVRALAVPADKRLHRAEAARECVHRRFGFADYVADLLGLLGERSPGVSVIIPNYNYARHLPERIRSVLAQTRRPREILLLDDASTDDSVAVAERELAVGDVPWRIVRNAANAGCYAQWLRGIALAKNELVWIAEADDACEPTLLETLLPAFDDAQVVLACCQSRQIDEAGCEIAPDYLDYVRDLDPVKWTRPYVNDGPDEIREALVVRNTIPNASAVLMRRPDLSAIQSSLLRLSHAGDWFVYLHLLESGRISYFPAALNSHRRHRESLTLRPDRALRLMREIVEVQQGVISRTGVDDRTRERIDRSNQQVWQVLGLQSRTCRRWNQDARLSSAGFTVGQNKQGEEY